The following nucleotide sequence is from Wenzhouxiangella sp. XN24.
GCCAACTTCCCGCACCACCAGGTCCAGGTCAGCACGCTCCTGTCAGTCAAGACCGGCGCCTGTCCCGAGGATTGCGCCTATTGCCCGCAAAGCGTCCGTCACGACACGAAGCTGCCGGTCGATCCGCTGCTGGAGGTGGAAGACGTGGTGGCGCGCGCGCGCCTGGCGCGCGACTCCGGCGCGACACGCTTCTGCATGGGCGCGGCCTGGCGCAACCCGAAGCCGAAGCAGCTGGCCGTGGTAGCCGAGATGGTGCGCAGGGTGCGCGAGCTCGGCCTCGAGACCTGCGCGACCCTCGGCATGTTGACGGCCGAGCAGGCCGCCACGCTGCGCGCCGCGGGACTCGACTTCTACAATCACAACCTCGACACCTCCGAAGCGTTCTACCCCGAGATCATCACCACCCGGACCTATGCCGACCGGCTGGAGACCCTGCAACACGTGCGGGATGCGGGCCTCAAGGTCTGTTGCGGGGGGATCCTCGGGATGGGGGAGACGCGCGAGGACCGCGTGGCATTGCTGCATACCCTGGCGACGTTGCCGGCGCATCCCGAGAGCGTGCCGATCAACCAGCTCGTACGGGTGCCGGGCACACCGCTCGAGGGCGCCGAACCGCTCGACCCCTTCGAGTTCGTGCGCACCATCGGCGTGGCGCGCGTGCTCATGCCGGGCTCCCACCTGCGCCTTTCGGCGGGTCGCACCGAGATGAGCGCGGAGCTGCAGGCGATGGCTTTTTTCGCCGGCGCGAACTCGATCTTCTACGGGGAAAAACTCCTCACGACACCCAACCCGGACGCCGACGGCGACATGGCGTTGCTGCAACGGCTCGGACTCGTGCCGGAGCCGGGCCGGACAGACTCCCGTGTCGACGCCACCCCTGGCTGAGACACTCGCCGCCGGACTCGAGGAACGCGCGGCGGCCGGCCTGTACCGTCGCCGGCGCGTCACGGCGTGGCACGCCGGGCTCGGCCCCGCGGAACTGGAGGTGGACGGCCGGCGTTGCCTGGCTTTCTGCAGCAACGACTATCTCGGTCTCGCGCGGGATCCCCGCGTCGGCGCGGCGATGGCCGCGGCCGCGAAGGCCTGGGGCGCAGGCAGCGGTGCCGCCCACCTCGTCACCGGCCACACCACCGAGCACCACGCGCTCGAAGAAGAGCTCGCCGCGTTCACCGGCTTCCCGCGCGCGCTGCTGTTCTCCACCGGCTACATGGCGAATCTAGGCCTGCTCTGCGCGCTCGCCGGGCGCGGCGACCTGGTCGTCGAGGACCGGCTGAACCATGCCTCGCTGCTCGATGCCAGTCGCCTCTCAGGGGCGACGGTCCGGCGCTACCGCCACGCCGATGCCGAGGCGGCGGCCGGGCGTCTTGCCGGCACCGGCGGGCGCAGGTTCCTGGTCACCGACGGCGTCTTCAGCATGGACGGTGACCGGGCCCCGCTGGCCGCCCTGGCGCGCGTGGCCGGCGAAGCCGGCGCGGCGTTGCTGGTGGATGATGCACACGGCCTGGGCGTCATCGGTCCCGGGGGTCGCGGGAGCTGCGCCGCGGCCGGCCTGGAGCCGAACATGATCACCGGCCTGGTCGGCACGCTGGGCAAGGCGTTCGGCACCTTCGGCGCCTTCGTGGCGGGAGACGAGGCCGTCGTCGAGACGATCATCCAGCGCGCCCGCAGCTACATTTACACGACCGCCCCGCCGCCCGCCGTCGCGGCCGCCACCCGCGTCTCGCTGGCCATCGCTGCCGAAGAGTCCTGGCGCCGCGAGCGGCTCGACATGCTGGTGACGCGTTTTCGCGCCAGCGCGGAGACCGCGGACTTGCGACTCGGCGCGAGCACGAGCCCCATCCAGCCGGTCCTGGCAGGCGACGCCCGGGCCGCGCTCGACGCCGCCGACGCGCTGTTCGACGCCGGCCTGTGGGTCACGCCGATCCGCCCGCCGACGGTGCCCGCCGGGTCCGCCCGCTTGCGGGTCACGCTGTCTGCCGTCCATACCGAAGACGACATCGACCGCCTGCTGGAGGTCCTCGCCGGACTGCCCGCACTGCGCGGGGCGGTAAGCTCGGATACGAATGCGAACGCAGGCACGGCGGCGGACAGCGGGGCCGTGCCATGAAACTGCATGCGCAGACCGCCGGGCATGGGCCCGACCTCGTCCTGCTGCATGGCTGGGGGCTGCACTCGGGCATCTGGGCGCCGCTGTTGCCGGGCCTCGTGCCGCATTGCCGCGTCACTTGCATCGACCTCCCGGGCCACGGACTCAGTCCCCGCGACCGCGCGGACTTCACCGTCGAAGCCGCGGTGGCGGCAGTGGCCGCGGCCGCCCCGCCCGGCGCAACGTGGCTCGGGTGGTCGCTCGGCGGCCAGCTCGCCGTGGCCGCGGCGCTCGCGGGCCATGCCATCGACAGGCTCGTGCTCGTCGCGACCACGCCGCGCTTCGTGACGGCGCCCGACTGGCCCTGCGCAATGGCCAACACCACGCTCGCGGACTTCGCAGCCGCGCTGGACCGGGACCACCAGAAGACCGTGCGCGATTTTCTCGCGCTGCAACTCCGCGGCGATCGCCAGGCGGCGACTCGACTGGCGGAACTGCGCCGCCTGCTGGCGGGAAGCGACGAGCCCGACCCCCGCGCCCTTGCCGCCGGGCTGACGATTCTCGCCACGCTCGATCTGCGCACGCGCCTCGAAGAGGTGCGACAGCCGACGCTCGTGATCGCCGGGGAGCGGGATCGTCTGACGCCCGCAGAGGCCGGGCGCCGTCTCGCGACCGCCCTCCCGGACGGCCGCCTGCTCGTGATGCCCGGCGCCGCGCATGCGCCGTTCCTGGCGTGTCCGGACGATTTCGTGGCGGCCGTCACCGCGTTTCTCCCGGGAGCGCAGGCCGCATGAACCGCGATCCTTTTTCGCTGGACCGGGGCCGCGTGCGTGCGTCCTTCGACGCCGCGGCGTCCGGGTACGACGCGGTCGCGGTCATCCAGGCGGAAGTCCGCAGCCGCCTGCTCGAGCGGCTCGAACTGTTCCGGCTCGCGCCGCGACGCATTCTCGATGCCGGCTGCGGCACGGGCCACAGCGCCCGCGCGCTGTTGCGTCACTATCGGCGCGCGGAGCTCGTCGCGCTCGACCTCGCCCCGGGCATGCTCCGTGCAGCGCGCACGCAGCGCCCGTGGCTGCGGCGGCTCGACCCGGTGTGCGGGGACGCCGCGGCCCTGCCGCTGGCCGATGGCTCGGTGGACCTGGTGTTCTCGAACCTGATGCTGCAATGGTGCGACGCGCCCGACCAGGTATTCGCCGAGTTCCGCCGCGTGCTCAGGCCCGGCGGCCTCGTGCTGTTCACCAGCTTCGGCCCCGACACGCTGAAGGAGTTGCGGGCCGCATGGAGCGCGGCGGACGGCCATACCCACGTCAGCCGCTTCATCGACATGCACGATCTCGGCGATGCGCTGATGCGGACCGGTTTCGGCGAACCCGTGATGGACATGGAGCAGCTGACGCTCACCTACCCGGATGTGCGCAGCCTGATGCGCGATCTCAAGACCATGGGGGCGCGCAATGCCACCGCGGGCCGCAATCCCGGCCTCACGGGACGCCGGCGCCTCGCCGCGATGGAGGCGCACTACGAGCGCCTGCGCCGGGACGGCCGGCTGCCCGCGAGCTGGGAGGTGGTCTATGGCCACGCCTGGGCGGTGGAGCCGCGCGGGACCCGGGCAGGCGGCGAAGTGGCCGTGCCGCTGTCGGGCATCGGCCGGCGTCGCTGATGCGCGGCGTGTTCGTCACCGGCACCGACACGGAGGTGGGCAAGACCCTGTTCTGTGCGGCGCTGCTGGTGCAACTGGCCGCCGCGGGCGTGGCTGCCGCGGCATGCAAGCCGGTGTCGGCCGGGTGCCGGCGCGAGCAGGGGCGGCTGGTCAACGACGACGCGGAATTGCTCGCGCGTCTCGCGCCGCTGTCCCGCCCCCTGGAAATCGTCAACCCGGTGGCGCTGGAGCCCGCCATCGCGCCGCACATCGCGGCCGCGGAGGCGGGACTGCGACTGGAGGCGGGCGCCCTGGTGAGCGCATGTCGCAGCGCCGCCGACGACGCGGCGTTTCTCGTCGTCGAGGGCGCGGGCGGCTGGCGGGTGCCGTTGACCGGCGAGGACACGCTGGCCGACGTCGCGCGCGGCCTCGGCCTGCCGATCGTGCTGGTGGTCGGCCTCCGGCTCGGCTGCCTGAACCATGCGCTGCTGACCGCGGAGGCCGTCCGCGCGGACGGCCTCGAACTCGCCGGCTGGGTCGCCAATCCGCTGGCGAGCGCGATGCCGCGCATGGAAGAGAACATCGCCACGCTGACGGCGCGCCTCGGCCCGCCCCTGGCGCGGCTGCCCCACTGCCCGGACGCGGCGCCTGAAGCACAGGCGCGCGCAGCCGCGGCGGCGCTCCCGGCGGGCCTTTGGCGGCACCTCGCCGGGGGTCGCGGGACATGACCGTTGTTGCGCGGCATTGCGGCATTCACTTACGATTAGCGCGCTTTTGCGGCGCCGTGGGCGACCACGGGAGGTTGGCGCAGTCTCCGAACACAGTCACAGGCTTCTCGGGCATGTCCTGGTCAGCGCGAATGCTTCGCTGACGCCCGGGGCCGCGGCGCTGTTTTTCGGCGTGACGGCGGCAGCGTCCCTTGGTTTCGCGGGGGTGCTTGCGGCAAAAGGCTTCTGGCCGGTACTGCCGTTCGCAGGCGTGGAGTTGTTTGCTCTTGGCGTGGCGCTGGGCGTCACGGTCCGACGCGGCAGGTACCGGGAATTCGTCAGCGTCTACGGCGACCGGATCGTCATCGAGAAGGGCACCGGGCGGGTCGAGGAGCGGGTCGAAATACCGCGGGCATGGGCGCGACTCGAGCTGCAGCCGGCCCGCTGGCGCGGACACCCCGGCAGGCTGCTGTTGCGCTGCCATGGCAAAAGCTGGGAGGTCGGCGCGGTGCTGACGGAGACGGAACGGGAAAGCCTGCGGCGGCGGCTTGCGGAACTGATCGCCGCACCGCTGGCCGGGCAGGCAACCGAAGTGCCCGACGCGACGAATGTGAATGATTGACGAGTGTCCTGATGCAGGGGAGCCCGGACTGATGTCCAAGACCACGACCAGGTGGATCGGCCGCATGGCGGCTGGCGCGGGATTGACCCTCGCCGTACAAGCGACGGCATGGGCCGATTGGGCGTTGAACATGCCGCGCGGCGTGACCGCCATCAGCAACGAGGTCTACGGGCTTCACATGCTCATTTTCGGCATCGTCGTCGCGATCGCCGTCGTGGTGTTCGGCGCGATGATCTGGTCGATCTTCCATCACCGCAAGTCGCGCGGCGTGGAGCCGGCGAAGTTCACGCACAGCACGAAAGTCGAGATCATCTGGACGGTGATTCCGATCGCCATCCTCGTGGCGATGGCCGTGCCCGCCGCCGACACGCTGATCCGCATGGAAGACACGCGCAACAGCGACATGACCGTGCAGGTCACCGGTTACCAGTGGAAGTGGCACTACGACTACATCGAAGAGGACATCCGCTTCTTCAGCAACCTTTCCGAGGAATCCAACCGCGCCCGCCAGCTGAACTCGGGCATCGACGTCCGGACGGTCGAAAACTACCTGCTGGATGTCGATCGGCCGCTGGTGGTGCCGGTGGGCGCCAAGGTGCGGCTCCTCTTGACCTCCAACGACGTCATCCATTCCTGGTGGGTGCCGGACTTCGGCGGCAAGAAAGACGCGATTCCGGGCTTCATCAACGAATTCTGGTTCCAGGCCGAGGAAACCGGGCTGTTCCGCGGCCAGTGCGCGGAACTGTGCGGCCGTGACCACGCTTTCATGCCTGTCGTGGTCGAGGTGCTGCCGGTCGATGAATTCAACGCCTGGCTGGAAGCCAATTCGCCGGACGCCGAGGCGACGCCCGCGGTGGCGCGCGAAGTCCTCGAGGCCGCCCCCTCAGTCGCTGCGCCGGCCGGCGACACTGCGGAAGAGACAGCTGCCGCGCCGGCCCAGGCAGCTGACGCGGCTGATGCATGGAATATGGACACGGCGATGGACCAGGGCCGCGACCTGCATGTGCGCCACTGCGCGGCCTGCCACCAGGCGGACGGCAGCGGCCTGGCTGCCGCAGGTTTTCCGGCCCTCGCCGGGACGAGCGTCGGCCTCGAGGAACACATCGACGTCAGCCTCGACGGCCGTTCCGGCACGGCCATGGCCGCCTTTGGTCCCCAGCTCAGCGACGAGGAGCTGGCGGCCATCATCACTTACCAGCGCAATGCCTGGGGCAACGATACCGGCGACCTCGTGACGCCTGCCGATATCGCCGCCGCCCGCTGAGCCGAACCCGGGAGAATTAGCAGATGTCTACCGCTACGCACGCTGAACACGGCGATCACGGCCACCATCCCACCGGCCTGCTCCGCTGGCTGACGACCACCAACCACAAGGACATCGGCACGATGTACCTGGTGTTCAGCCTGACGATGTTCTTCGTCGGCGGCGCCATGGCGCTGGTGGTCCGGGCGGAGCTGTTCCAGCCGGGCCTGCAGTTCGTGGATCCCGGCTTCTTCAACCAGATGACCACCATGCACGCGCTGATCATGATCTTCGGCGCCGTCATGCCGGCCTTCGTGGGCCTGGCCAACTGGATGGTGCCGTTGCAGATCGGCGCGCCGGACATGGCGCTGCCGCGGCTGAACAACTGGAGTTTCTGGATCCTGCCCTTCGCCTTCACGCTGCTGCTGCTGACGCTGTTCCTGCCGGGCGGCGCGCCCGCGTCGGGCTGGACCATGTACCCGCCGCTCGTGCTGCAGACCGGCAACGCCTTCCCCTTCCTGATCTTCGCCATTCACCTGATGGGCCTGTCGTCCATCATGGGCGCGATCAACATCATCGTCACCATCATGAACATGCGCGCGCCGGGCATGACGCTGATGAAGATGCCGCTGTTCACCTGGACCTGGCTGATCACCGCCTACCTGCTGATCCTGGTGATGCCGGTGCTGGCGGGCGCGGTCACGATGCTGTTGACCGACAAGTACTTCGGCACCTCGTTCTTCGCCGCGGCCGGCGGCGGCGATCCCGTGATGTTCCAGCACATCTTCTGGTTCTTCGGGCATCCCGAGGTGTACATCATGATCCTGCCGGCCTTCGGCATCGTCTCGGAGATCATCCCGACCTTCGCGCGCAAGCCGTTGTTCGGCTACGCGGCGATGGTGTACGCCACGGCCAGCATCGCCTTTTTGTCGTTCATCGTCTGGGCCCACCACATGTTCACCGTGGGCATGCCGCTGGCCGGGCAGCTGTTCTTCATGTTCACGACGATGCTGATCGCCGTGCCCACCGGGGTGAAGGTGTTCAACTGGGTCGCGACCATGTGGCGCGGCGCCATGACCTTCGAGACGCCGATGCTGTTCGCCATCGCCTTCGTGTTCCTCTTCACCATCGGCGGCTTCTCGGGGCTGATGCTCGCCATCGTGCCGGCCGACCTGCAGTACCACGACTCCTATTTCGTGGTCGCGCACTTCCACTACGTGCTGGTGCCGGGCGCGGTGTTCGCCATCATGGCCGCGGTGTACTACTGGCTGCCGAAGTGGACCGGCAACATGTACAACGAAACCATGGGCAAGGTGCACTTCTGGCTGACCGCCATCTCGGTCAACCTGACGTTCTTCCCAATGCATTTCGTGGGGCTGGCCGGGATGCCGCGCAGGATTCCGGACTACGCAACGCAGTTCGCCGATTTCAACGCCATAGCCAGCGTCGGGGCATTCCTGTTCGGCTTCTCCCAGCTGCTGTTCGCGTGGAACATCTATCGCTGCGCCAAGGGTGGCGAGAAGGCGACGGCCGGCGTCTGGGAAGGCTCGCACGGCCTCGAGTGGACCGTCCCCTCGCCGGCACCCCTGCACACCTTCGACACGCCGCCCGTGGTCAAGTAATGGAGCGCACGGCTTGAATGATCCGTCCCAGCAGCAACGCCAGCGTCGTGCCCGCGTGATCCGCAATGCGGTGATCCTGGCGCTGACGGCCGTGGCGATCTATGCCACCTTCATCATGCTGGTCGCCGAGCGCGGCCCGGTGGCGCCATGAACGGGACGCGCTTTCTGATCGCGAAGCTGGTCGGCCTGACCTGCGCGATGTTCGCTTTCGGCTTCCTGCTGGTGCCGATCTACGAGGTGTTCTGCGACATCACCGGGCTGGGCGGGCGCACCAGCAACGAGGCCGCGGAAGCCGTGATCGCGCCCGACACCTCGCGCAGCGTGCGCGTCGAGTTCGTCGCCTCGGTCGGCGCCAACGGCCCGTGGGAATTCCGCCCGGCGGTCGCCAGCATGACCGTGCACCCCGGCCAGATGTACACCACGACCTACTGGGCCGAAAACCAGCAGGACCGTGACGTCATCGGTCACGCCGTGCCCAGCGTGGCCCCCGGCACCGCGGCGCGCTATTTCAACAAGACCGAGTGCTTCTGCTTCACCGAGCAACGTTTCGGCCCCAACGAGGGTCGCGACATGCCGGTCATATTCATCATCGATCCTGACCTCCCCGCCCACGTGGAGACGGTCACGCTGTCATACACCTTCTTCGACCGGGCCGAACTGGCCGCGGCGAACTGAGTCGCCGGCACCGGCCGGAAACAGGAAAACAACGGGGAATTCCGATGGACCAGTCTGAGCGCTATTACGTGCCCCATGGCAGTTACTGGCCGATCGTGGGCGCGGTCGGCCTGTTCTTCATGATGCTCGGGCTGTCGGCCTGGTTCAACGGCATCGGCCTCATGGGCTGGGTCGCCTGGGCGGGGGTCGCCATCGTGCTGGTGATGATCGTCGGCTGGTTCGCCACCGTCATCAACGAGAGCGAAACCGGCGCCTACAGCGACCAGGTCGGCCGCTCGTTCCGCATGGGCATGACCTGGTTCATCATCTCAGAAGTCATGTTCTTCGCGGCTTTCTTCGGCGCGCTCTTCTATGCCCGCCAGCTCGCGATCCCGTGGCTCGGCGGCGAGGGCAACAATTTCTTCACCCACCTGCTGCTCTACCCCGAGTTCGAGGCGGCGTGGCCGACCGGGGGGCCGGAAGCGTGGGGCGGGGACTTCAGGATCATGGGCGCCGGCGGGCTGCCCGCCATCAACACGGCGATCCTTCTGACCAGCGGCGTGACGCTCACCATCGCGCATCACGCGATCAAGGAAGGCAACCGGAAAATCACCTCCTGGGGGCTGTTCGCCACCATTCTCCTCGGCCTGGTGTTCCTCAGCCTGCAGGCCTACGAGTACGTGCATGCCTACCGGGACCTCAACCTGCGGCTCACTTCGGGCATCTACGGCAGCACCTTCTTCATGCTGACCGGCTTCCACGGCATGCATGTCACGCTCGGCGCGTTGATGCTGATCGTGATCTGGGTGCGCGTGCTGAAGGGGCATTTCACGACCACCGAGCACTTCGGTTTCGAGGGCGTGGCCTGGTACTGGCACTTCGTGGACGTGGTCTGGCTGGGGCTGTATATCTTCGTCTACTGGCTCTAGCCGGGCGACCCGGGCGAATACGCCCGGGAGGGCGGTTATCCCCCCAGTGTGGGGTAGCAGGCGTCATCGAAGTTCCGGCATCCCGCCGATCCGGTACGCAGCGTATTTGCCTGGACGGTCGGACTCAGAGATTTCCCGGCTCGATCCAGCCCGCCGCATAAGCGAGCAGCAACACGACGAACATCGCCACCGACAGGCCGATGCGCCATGTCAGCGCCTTGACCACCCGGCGGGAGTCGGTGTCGTCCTTGAAGAGATAGACGAGGCCCGACGCGAGGCTGAACAGGATCGCAGCGAAAGCGATCAGGACCAGGAGCTTGATTGGACTCATGAGGTACTCCGGAAAGTGCCGGCATTATAACCGCAGGAGCGCAGGCGCTTGCGCGCGGCGGCAAGGGCGTTGAGCAGCGGTCCGGCGCGTCGTTTCAGGCCCGGGATCCCCGCCACCCTGTTCACGGCTTTCTTCCTTCCCCTGCTGCTGTTCCTGGGCAGCTGGCAGCTCGACCGGGCCGGGCAGAAACAGGCCTTGTTCGATGCTTTCGCGGCGGGCGGGCCGGCGGTTGCGCTGGATGCGGAATCGGCCGGGCTCGAGGAACTGAGGCGTTATGCCC
It contains:
- a CDS encoding cytochrome c oxidase subunit 3; this encodes MDQSERYYVPHGSYWPIVGAVGLFFMMLGLSAWFNGIGLMGWVAWAGVAIVLVMIVGWFATVINESETGAYSDQVGRSFRMGMTWFIISEVMFFAAFFGALFYARQLAIPWLGGEGNNFFTHLLLYPEFEAAWPTGGPEAWGGDFRIMGAGGLPAINTAILLTSGVTLTIAHHAIKEGNRKITSWGLFATILLGLVFLSLQAYEYVHAYRDLNLRLTSGIYGSTFFMLTGFHGMHVTLGALMLIVIWVRVLKGHFTTTEHFGFEGVAWYWHFVDVVWLGLYIFVYWL
- the bioF gene encoding 8-amino-7-oxononanoate synthase, which gives rise to MSTPPLAETLAAGLEERAAAGLYRRRRVTAWHAGLGPAELEVDGRRCLAFCSNDYLGLARDPRVGAAMAAAAKAWGAGSGAAHLVTGHTTEHHALEEELAAFTGFPRALLFSTGYMANLGLLCALAGRGDLVVEDRLNHASLLDASRLSGATVRRYRHADAEAAAGRLAGTGGRRFLVTDGVFSMDGDRAPLAALARVAGEAGAALLVDDAHGLGVIGPGGRGSCAAAGLEPNMITGLVGTLGKAFGTFGAFVAGDEAVVETIIQRARSYIYTTAPPPAVAAATRVSLAIAAEESWRRERLDMLVTRFRASAETADLRLGASTSPIQPVLAGDARAALDAADALFDAGLWVTPIRPPTVPAGSARLRVTLSAVHTEDDIDRLLEVLAGLPALRGAVSSDTNANAGTAADSGAVP
- a CDS encoding twin transmembrane helix small protein gives rise to the protein MSPIKLLVLIAFAAILFSLASGLVYLFKDDTDSRRVVKALTWRIGLSVAMFVVLLLAYAAGWIEPGNL
- the bioH gene encoding pimeloyl-ACP methyl ester esterase BioH, coding for MKLHAQTAGHGPDLVLLHGWGLHSGIWAPLLPGLVPHCRVTCIDLPGHGLSPRDRADFTVEAAVAAVAAAAPPGATWLGWSLGGQLAVAAALAGHAIDRLVLVATTPRFVTAPDWPCAMANTTLADFAAALDRDHQKTVRDFLALQLRGDRQAATRLAELRRLLAGSDEPDPRALAAGLTILATLDLRTRLEEVRQPTLVIAGERDRLTPAEAGRRLATALPDGRLLVMPGAAHAPFLACPDDFVAAVTAFLPGAQAA
- the coxB gene encoding cytochrome c oxidase subunit II, giving the protein MSKTTTRWIGRMAAGAGLTLAVQATAWADWALNMPRGVTAISNEVYGLHMLIFGIVVAIAVVVFGAMIWSIFHHRKSRGVEPAKFTHSTKVEIIWTVIPIAILVAMAVPAADTLIRMEDTRNSDMTVQVTGYQWKWHYDYIEEDIRFFSNLSEESNRARQLNSGIDVRTVENYLLDVDRPLVVPVGAKVRLLLTSNDVIHSWWVPDFGGKKDAIPGFINEFWFQAEETGLFRGQCAELCGRDHAFMPVVVEVLPVDEFNAWLEANSPDAEATPAVAREVLEAAPSVAAPAGDTAEETAAAPAQAADAADAWNMDTAMDQGRDLHVRHCAACHQADGSGLAAAGFPALAGTSVGLEEHIDVSLDGRSGTAMAAFGPQLSDEELAAIITYQRNAWGNDTGDLVTPADIAAAR
- the bioC gene encoding malonyl-ACP O-methyltransferase BioC, giving the protein MNRDPFSLDRGRVRASFDAAASGYDAVAVIQAEVRSRLLERLELFRLAPRRILDAGCGTGHSARALLRHYRRAELVALDLAPGMLRAARTQRPWLRRLDPVCGDAAALPLADGSVDLVFSNLMLQWCDAPDQVFAEFRRVLRPGGLVLFTSFGPDTLKELRAAWSAADGHTHVSRFIDMHDLGDALMRTGFGEPVMDMEQLTLTYPDVRSLMRDLKTMGARNATAGRNPGLTGRRRLAAMEAHYERLRRDGRLPASWEVVYGHAWAVEPRGTRAGGEVAVPLSGIGRRR
- a CDS encoding DUF2244 domain-containing protein, producing the protein MRRRGRPREVGAVSEHSHRLLGHVLVSANASLTPGAAALFFGVTAAASLGFAGVLAAKGFWPVLPFAGVELFALGVALGVTVRRGRYREFVSVYGDRIVIEKGTGRVEERVEIPRAWARLELQPARWRGHPGRLLLRCHGKSWEVGAVLTETERESLRRRLAELIAAPLAGQATEVPDATNVND
- the bioD gene encoding dethiobiotin synthase, with protein sequence MRGVFVTGTDTEVGKTLFCAALLVQLAAAGVAAAACKPVSAGCRREQGRLVNDDAELLARLAPLSRPLEIVNPVALEPAIAPHIAAAEAGLRLEAGALVSACRSAADDAAFLVVEGAGGWRVPLTGEDTLADVARGLGLPIVLVVGLRLGCLNHALLTAEAVRADGLELAGWVANPLASAMPRMEENIATLTARLGPPLARLPHCPDAAPEAQARAAAAALPAGLWRHLAGGRGT
- a CDS encoding cytochrome c oxidase assembly protein; translated protein: MNGTRFLIAKLVGLTCAMFAFGFLLVPIYEVFCDITGLGGRTSNEAAEAVIAPDTSRSVRVEFVASVGANGPWEFRPAVASMTVHPGQMYTTTYWAENQQDRDVIGHAVPSVAPGTAARYFNKTECFCFTEQRFGPNEGRDMPVIFIIDPDLPAHVETVTLSYTFFDRAELAAAN
- the bioB gene encoding biotin synthase BioB, giving the protein MNEPRFDWRLDEVRELFELPLFELLYRAHGVHRANFPHHQVQVSTLLSVKTGACPEDCAYCPQSVRHDTKLPVDPLLEVEDVVARARLARDSGATRFCMGAAWRNPKPKQLAVVAEMVRRVRELGLETCATLGMLTAEQAATLRAAGLDFYNHNLDTSEAFYPEIITTRTYADRLETLQHVRDAGLKVCCGGILGMGETREDRVALLHTLATLPAHPESVPINQLVRVPGTPLEGAEPLDPFEFVRTIGVARVLMPGSHLRLSAGRTEMSAELQAMAFFAGANSIFYGEKLLTTPNPDADGDMALLQRLGLVPEPGRTDSRVDATPG
- the ctaD gene encoding cytochrome c oxidase subunit I, whose protein sequence is MSTATHAEHGDHGHHPTGLLRWLTTTNHKDIGTMYLVFSLTMFFVGGAMALVVRAELFQPGLQFVDPGFFNQMTTMHALIMIFGAVMPAFVGLANWMVPLQIGAPDMALPRLNNWSFWILPFAFTLLLLTLFLPGGAPASGWTMYPPLVLQTGNAFPFLIFAIHLMGLSSIMGAINIIVTIMNMRAPGMTLMKMPLFTWTWLITAYLLILVMPVLAGAVTMLLTDKYFGTSFFAAAGGGDPVMFQHIFWFFGHPEVYIMILPAFGIVSEIIPTFARKPLFGYAAMVYATASIAFLSFIVWAHHMFTVGMPLAGQLFFMFTTMLIAVPTGVKVFNWVATMWRGAMTFETPMLFAIAFVFLFTIGGFSGLMLAIVPADLQYHDSYFVVAHFHYVLVPGAVFAIMAAVYYWLPKWTGNMYNETMGKVHFWLTAISVNLTFFPMHFVGLAGMPRRIPDYATQFADFNAIASVGAFLFGFSQLLFAWNIYRCAKGGEKATAGVWEGSHGLEWTVPSPAPLHTFDTPPVVK